The following proteins come from a genomic window of Nostoc sp. ATCC 53789:
- a CDS encoding reverse transcriptase family protein — protein sequence MYSKNLTTTPLATESNLKKLQPDNLALLRWLRPPQASHSLAEYNTAEEIALAMGISLEKLHFLTTSTSQTRHYLPFKISKKTGGDRIISAPKPELKAAQRWILENILDKLEIHNAAHGFCKNRSIVTNAKPHVGANVIVNIDLKNFFQSISYNRVKELFSGFGYSESTATIFGLICTTAEIAINGQINYTASENRHLPQGSPASPAISNLVCRNLDSHLTAIAENLGFCYTRYADDLTFSASEDVSSKISNLIKNTKFIITSDGFTVNDDKTKISGKSVQQEVTGVIVNTQLNISKKTLKAFRATLYQIEQEGLSGKTWGKSTNLIAAITGFANYVAMINPNKGAEFKSSVERIKQKYGDSQTD from the coding sequence ATGTACAGCAAAAATCTAACCACTACCCCATTAGCAACTGAAAGCAATCTAAAAAAGTTGCAACCTGATAATTTAGCACTTTTGCGATGGCTACGCCCGCCGCAGGCATCGCATAGTTTAGCTGAATACAATACTGCCGAAGAAATAGCCTTGGCGATGGGGATAAGCCTGGAAAAACTGCACTTTTTAACAACTAGTACATCCCAAACTAGACATTACCTCCCTTTCAAAATCTCAAAAAAGACAGGTGGAGACAGAATTATTTCTGCACCAAAGCCGGAACTGAAAGCTGCTCAAAGGTGGATTTTAGAGAATATTTTAGATAAATTAGAAATTCATAATGCAGCGCACGGCTTTTGTAAAAATCGTTCGATAGTCACCAATGCTAAACCCCATGTTGGTGCAAATGTAATAGTCAATATTGATTTAAAGAATTTTTTTCAGTCAATTTCTTACAACCGCGTCAAAGAATTATTTTCTGGGTTTGGTTATTCAGAATCTACGGCGACAATTTTCGGGTTGATTTGTACAACTGCTGAAATAGCAATAAATGGACAAATTAACTATACAGCTTCAGAAAACCGCCATTTACCTCAAGGTTCGCCTGCAAGTCCCGCTATTTCTAATCTAGTTTGCCGTAATCTCGATAGTCATCTTACTGCGATCGCTGAAAATCTTGGGTTTTGCTATACGCGGTACGCTGACGATTTAACATTTTCTGCTTCTGAGGATGTATCATCAAAAATATCTAATTTAATTAAAAATACTAAATTTATTATTACTAGTGACGGTTTTACTGTTAATGATGATAAAACCAAGATTTCCGGTAAATCAGTGCAGCAAGAAGTAACAGGTGTTATTGTAAATACACAATTAAATATATCTAAAAAGACATTAAAAGCCTTTCGTGCAACTCTATATCAAATTGAACAAGAAGGTTTATCAGGAAAAACTTGGGGAAAATCAACTAATTTAATTGCCGCAATTACCGGGTTTGCAAATTATGTAGCAATGATTAACCCGAACAAAGGTGCAGAATTTAAATCAAGCGTGGAACGCATCAAGCAGAAATATGGTGACTCTCAAACTGATTAA
- a CDS encoding TraX family protein produces the protein MIKVSAFSIKILAAVFMVMDHVCYLLMPEFRILHFIGRLSFPLFAWLLAKGEKHTQNVYRYGSRLLITAIISQPIYSVVFQSLSLNILYTLVLGLVMLRLVRHYSQLWQQLIITGLSAAVAESLGVEYGAYGIGVIFLMSLTDKLKPRVWLLCWCIFNFILVTLFIGNIFQHWAILAGFIVFQFNGKQGPRARWFYLFYPAHLIILGIINYLIHSRYSNPL, from the coding sequence GTGATTAAAGTTTCAGCTTTTAGTATTAAAATCTTAGCCGCAGTATTCATGGTTATGGATCATGTGTGCTATTTGCTAATGCCTGAGTTCAGAATTTTGCACTTTATTGGACGATTGAGTTTTCCCCTGTTTGCATGGCTTTTGGCTAAAGGTGAAAAACATACCCAAAATGTATACCGCTATGGGAGCAGACTATTAATTACAGCAATTATATCTCAGCCTATCTATAGTGTTGTTTTCCAGAGTTTATCACTTAATATTCTCTACACGCTTGTTCTTGGACTTGTGATGTTACGCTTAGTAAGGCATTATTCACAATTATGGCAGCAATTAATAATTACTGGATTGAGTGCAGCAGTTGCCGAGAGTTTGGGTGTTGAATATGGAGCTTATGGGATTGGAGTAATTTTCTTGATGTCTCTAACTGACAAACTCAAACCTAGGGTATGGTTGCTCTGCTGGTGCATTTTTAACTTTATTTTAGTAACTCTATTTATAGGTAATATATTTCAACATTGGGCAATTCTTGCAGGATTCATTGTTTTTCAATTCAATGGTAAACAAGGCCCACGAGCTAGATGGTTTTATCTGTTCTACCCGGCTCATTTAATTATTTTAGGCATAATAAATTATTTAATACATTCCAGATATAGCAATCCGCTTTAA
- a CDS encoding methyltransferase domain-containing protein yields the protein MKWFNTNLELPSYLVTITVVKLYKYYDTSDRCLKSVVLFIKEPMQINQVIETYDRGAVDYDAIMKRYWHIEREPLIASLQLQPGQTVLDAAVGTGLNLSAYPEGVSVVGIDFSEKMMDEARKKRVSADITFKVSDLCNLDFPDNSFDAAASGFTLCVVEDPVLALKEILRVTKPGALIAILDYCKSQDPEIQKWQELIADGSSQLGFPTGKIKWDALMDYDELIYNSKLPIEVLVDDRIENPNPFLCGCQLLLKNLKG from the coding sequence ATGAAGTGGTTTAACACTAATTTGGAATTACCAAGTTACTTAGTGACAATTACGGTAGTCAAGCTTTATAAATATTATGATACATCAGATAGATGCTTGAAGTCAGTAGTTCTATTTATTAAGGAACCTATGCAGATAAATCAGGTAATTGAAACCTACGATCGCGGGGCGGTAGATTATGACGCAATTATGAAGCGTTATTGGCACATTGAACGTGAACCCTTAATTGCTTCTTTGCAGCTTCAGCCAGGACAAACCGTGCTGGATGCTGCGGTAGGAACAGGTCTTAATCTTTCAGCTTATCCGGAAGGGGTAAGTGTTGTGGGTATTGATTTTTCTGAGAAGATGATGGATGAAGCACGTAAAAAGCGCGTATCCGCAGACATCACCTTCAAGGTATCGGATCTCTGCAATCTTGATTTTCCTGATAATAGCTTTGATGCAGCAGCATCGGGATTTACCCTCTGTGTCGTTGAAGATCCAGTTCTTGCTCTTAAAGAAATCCTACGAGTTACTAAACCTGGTGCATTGATTGCCATTCTCGATTACTGCAAATCGCAAGATCCAGAGATTCAAAAATGGCAAGAGTTAATTGCTGATGGTAGTTCACAACTAGGCTTCCCCACTGGCAAAATTAAGTGGGATGCGTTGATGGATTATGACGAATTGATTTACAATAGCAAGCTTCCTATTGAAGTGCTTGTAGACGATCGCATCGAAAATCCAAATCCGTTTTTATGTGGTTGTCAATTACTGCTGAAAAACTTAAAAGGTTAA
- a CDS encoding slipin family protein yields MWQTFYIKPNEMGILYHRSDFKKILQPGTHTYFGRHWQVKIYDLNQPLAQIENLELLLRNHEAELQEHLLIIRTAFNQVALVRYGQNWVSVAPNKLIAFWRGFIEVESHLFNLEESLELPASFVQQLRSVALNGLKKLQISESEIGLLYLQNNFVRPLEPGEYAFWSVDRDVTVRILSRIIPNPDFPLEDVLIEKHPDFIAAYCETVQLQTSQVAIVRYRGKVISILPPTSRKLFWQGIAVEILDISADAQLQPNLVAELVEGSTEVKLLSRNCLHICQVPAQHVGLVYINQEFQGLRSPGVHAWWLFGRSFQTETIDLRLQNMEVSGQDILSKDKVPLRLNLTAGFRIQDPLRAKNGLSDISGFLYKELQFALRGAVGERNLDGLLEDKGAIDRSISEYIRQKAADYGIEVDSVGVKDIILPGEIKTILSKVVEAEKAAQANVVRRREETAATRSMLNTAKVMEDNPVALRLKELEVLERIAEKIDRIQVNGSLDSILTDLIRMNP; encoded by the coding sequence ATGTGGCAAACGTTTTATATCAAACCTAACGAAATGGGCATCTTATATCACCGCAGTGACTTTAAGAAAATTTTGCAGCCCGGTACACACACATATTTTGGTCGCCATTGGCAAGTAAAAATTTATGACCTGAATCAGCCATTAGCTCAAATTGAAAACCTAGAACTGTTGTTGCGAAATCATGAAGCCGAACTACAAGAACATTTATTGATTATCAGAACCGCATTCAACCAAGTTGCGTTAGTCCGCTATGGTCAGAATTGGGTAAGCGTTGCACCAAATAAATTGATTGCTTTTTGGCGTGGTTTTATTGAGGTAGAGTCTCATCTATTCAACTTGGAGGAAAGCTTAGAATTGCCTGCTTCCTTTGTACAGCAATTGCGCTCAGTTGCGTTGAATGGACTGAAAAAGCTCCAAATCTCGGAGTCTGAGATTGGTTTACTATATCTGCAAAACAATTTTGTGCGACCTCTAGAACCAGGAGAGTATGCTTTTTGGTCGGTAGATAGAGATGTTACAGTCCGAATTCTCAGCCGGATTATCCCTAATCCAGACTTTCCCCTAGAAGATGTACTCATTGAAAAACATCCCGACTTTATTGCTGCTTACTGTGAAACCGTGCAATTACAGACTTCGCAAGTTGCAATTGTGCGATATAGAGGGAAAGTGATTTCTATTTTGCCACCCACCAGCCGCAAGTTATTTTGGCAAGGTATTGCAGTAGAAATTCTCGACATCAGCGCAGATGCTCAGTTACAGCCTAACTTAGTGGCTGAATTAGTTGAAGGTTCAACAGAAGTTAAATTGCTCAGTCGCAACTGTTTGCATATTTGCCAAGTGCCAGCACAACACGTAGGACTAGTATACATTAATCAAGAATTTCAAGGACTGCGATCGCCAGGGGTACATGCTTGGTGGTTATTTGGCCGCTCTTTTCAAACTGAAACCATTGACCTGCGACTCCAAAATATGGAAGTATCCGGTCAAGACATCCTCTCTAAAGATAAAGTACCTCTGCGGTTGAATTTAACTGCTGGCTTCCGCATCCAAGACCCATTGAGAGCAAAAAATGGGTTGTCAGATATTTCCGGCTTCTTGTACAAAGAATTACAGTTTGCTTTGCGTGGTGCAGTCGGCGAACGTAACTTAGATGGCTTATTAGAAGATAAAGGTGCAATTGATAGAAGTATCTCTGAATACATTCGCCAGAAAGCCGCAGACTATGGAATTGAAGTAGATTCTGTAGGTGTCAAAGATATTATTTTACCTGGTGAGATTAAGACTATCTTGAGCAAGGTAGTCGAGGCAGAAAAAGCCGCTCAAGCCAACGTAGTCAGACGTAGAGAAGAAACTGCTGCTACTCGCAGTATGTTAAACACTGCCAAAGTCATGGAGGATAACCCGGTTGCATTACGTTTGAAGGAACTGGAAGTATTAGAGCGGATTGCAGAGAAGATCGATCGAATTCAAGTTAACGGTAGCTTAGATAGTATTTTAACAGACTTGATTCGGATGAATCCGTAG
- a CDS encoding DUF4011 domain-containing protein has protein sequence MRQSASDSQQNLTQKIEKWKAGLADLGRRNPLIKFRQDSPRTLEILTEEPDFIFTKLTEEKKSLRFLMIESEHQDINQEKKPKALSGEKNPLELITRQRGDEQLKRINKLRLEARRSFEERGVNSLFLAFGSLTWYDKDKPDDALLSPLILVPVELLKEPRRDVYKISLLDEDVVLNPTLTQKLKQTFGIELPEGEAVQGKTYSELITQIRQLLAQKTWQIKENVFLSLFSYAKAAMVRDIIENEALIFDHPILQAISGDLTTYQSNYREPLSASALDSQVKPERIFQILDADSSQQVVIEAAKAGSSFVVQGPPGTGKSQTIVNMIAELIGDGKSVLLVAEKETALSVVYKRMAECGLDHICLNLHHSGTTDKRELVNNLSKTIEYLKQIYGEENNHLFFERLVSSRQSLKLYLTSLHTKEKPLDKSPFEIFGELLKKEREAIPNINVIFSNFSQWNPSRLQEAKDLLNQLAQFLPFFKGEKTTIWAKSSLNSYSYEMELEITEKIEQFQQAIFLVQKINQELQETLQVQPLLNLESLDKCCPAIDYIRKAPLNLPENWTGVDIAIAQNAFTILQTDVQEIEKNKLSQEAENLLSRLSSYLPFLRGEKTTIWAQSTLNSCSETLELEIKNKINKLKQAISLIQTASQQLQMIMRIQPLLNLENVETCFPALKHMLKVPDKLPENWHELDISTAQDAFSKLKGDIKLLEETEPILKQKYNPELFSSELPALANRYQKYSRFWLIRIFNLQYRRDIKLLKKLSTKEGQISHNELKRDLTQAVQIQATRNKLYQSNYPARQIFGSLFNPEVSSEEELKAIEQSLSWLTDLQKYSLPAESAQQIVNSPSGRRELNQLVNKLESLPEDIKEGMDFLFSYFNENDIIGQYLPHNQISFIELATFLNLAQLDLPEFRQSLTYKEIFEQLESLGVQDFLDALRDNKPNPLESVQNKLRHINYQPRQVLGSLFNPEVCGEAELKEIEKALNWLIGLQKFSLSADSVQRILNSPSKRRRMAELVEEYESAHQSIRQGLDFLLSHFHESDITDYYLTRNQITFVELESFLSLAQSELSYFQEWLTYKETYQKLENLGNNKFLDTFRDNQIPTEQWFPVLEQRIYQICLDAILARKPELKNFNLEVHERQIKEFSKLDSTQLDTARKRLKQLHVQRWQNWEKTSLALAEIPNLKKEATKKSRHLPIRKLLNDTQKGIPNLVKALKPCWMMSPLSVSQYINPNVVHFDVLIFDEASQLRTEDVVPSIIRSNQVIVIGDNKQLPPTSFFSTGDSEEDIDDEDDESYESVLDECSKFMFAHLLKWHYRSQDERLIAFSNCHFYRNQLVTFPNPVQNPDLGVWFKHVPDGVYDRGKRRDNRREAEVVAQLALEHFQRFPEQSLGIIAFSEAQADAIREQIEILGKEYPDLETFCTDNSPQFFLKALENVQGDERDAIILSVGYARDDQGKLSLNFGPLNRQGGERRLNVAVTRAKSKITLVSSIVAGDIDKTRAQSKGVKLLHDYLEYAASGGERLQGNSYTDTLDFDSPFEEDVYHALVQQGYTIRTQVGCSGYRIDLGVVNGDRPGEFLLGIECDGASYHSSPTARDRDRLRQQVLERLGWKIHRIWSTDWFRNKPVQVHLLIEKIKQLQQINS, from the coding sequence ATGCGACAGTCAGCTTCAGACTCTCAACAAAACCTTACTCAAAAAATTGAAAAGTGGAAAGCTGGGCTGGCTGACTTAGGACGACGAAATCCTCTCATCAAGTTTCGGCAAGATAGTCCTCGAACTTTAGAAATTCTGACAGAAGAACCAGATTTTATCTTTACAAAGTTAACAGAAGAGAAAAAATCACTTCGTTTTCTAATGATTGAGAGCGAACATCAAGATATTAATCAGGAGAAAAAACCTAAAGCATTATCAGGAGAAAAAAATCCTCTCGAATTAATTACTCGTCAAAGAGGAGATGAGCAACTAAAGCGAATAAATAAATTGCGTCTTGAGGCGCGACGCTCATTTGAAGAAAGAGGGGTAAACAGCCTATTTCTCGCGTTTGGAAGCTTGACTTGGTATGACAAAGATAAGCCAGATGATGCTCTGTTGTCACCACTAATTTTAGTACCTGTAGAGTTACTTAAAGAACCTAGACGAGATGTTTATAAGATATCTCTATTAGATGAAGATGTTGTATTAAATCCAACCCTGACACAAAAGTTAAAGCAAACTTTTGGGATTGAGCTTCCAGAGGGAGAAGCAGTACAAGGAAAAACTTATAGCGAATTAATTACCCAGATTCGTCAACTGTTAGCACAAAAGACATGGCAAATTAAAGAGAATGTATTTCTCTCGCTATTTTCTTATGCAAAGGCTGCAATGGTTCGGGACATTATCGAAAATGAAGCTCTAATTTTTGACCACCCAATTTTGCAAGCTATTAGTGGCGATTTAACTACTTATCAGTCTAATTATAGAGAACCCCTATCTGCATCTGCTCTAGATTCACAAGTTAAACCTGAGCGAATATTTCAAATTCTTGATGCTGACTCTAGCCAGCAAGTCGTAATTGAAGCAGCAAAAGCTGGTTCTAGCTTTGTTGTTCAAGGGCCACCAGGAACAGGTAAAAGTCAAACTATTGTAAATATGATTGCAGAACTGATTGGGGATGGCAAATCAGTTTTATTAGTTGCAGAAAAAGAAACAGCGCTGAGTGTAGTTTATAAGCGCATGGCTGAATGTGGTTTAGACCATATATGTCTTAATCTCCATCACAGTGGTACAACAGATAAGCGGGAGCTTGTAAATAATTTATCGAAAACTATTGAATATCTTAAACAAATTTACGGTGAAGAAAATAATCATCTATTCTTTGAGCGGCTTGTTTCTAGTCGTCAATCGCTAAAATTATATCTGACAAGTTTACACACTAAAGAAAAACCTCTAGATAAATCACCATTTGAGATATTTGGTGAGCTTTTGAAAAAAGAGCGCGAAGCAATTCCCAATATTAATGTTATATTTTCCAATTTTAGCCAATGGAATCCTAGTAGATTACAAGAAGCAAAAGATTTATTAAATCAATTGGCGCAATTTTTACCTTTCTTTAAAGGAGAGAAAACAACTATTTGGGCAAAAAGTTCTCTAAATTCTTATTCTTATGAGATGGAATTGGAAATTACGGAGAAAATAGAGCAATTTCAGCAAGCTATTTTTTTAGTCCAAAAGATTAATCAAGAATTGCAAGAGACTCTCCAAGTTCAACCTTTATTGAATTTAGAGTCTCTAGATAAATGTTGTCCAGCTATAGACTACATACGAAAAGCTCCATTAAATCTGCCAGAAAACTGGACTGGAGTAGATATTGCAATTGCTCAGAATGCTTTCACTATTCTGCAAACAGACGTTCAAGAGATTGAAAAAAATAAGCTTTCGCAAGAAGCCGAAAATTTGTTGAGTCGGCTTTCTTCATATCTCCCATTTTTAAGAGGAGAAAAAACAACCATTTGGGCACAAAGTACTTTAAACTCTTGCTCTGAGACCCTAGAGCTAGAAATTAAGAATAAAATCAATAAATTGAAACAAGCAATTTCTTTGATTCAGACAGCTAGCCAACAGCTTCAAATGATTATGAGGATTCAACCCTTATTAAATTTGGAAAATGTAGAAACTTGCTTTCCTGCTCTTAAGCATATGCTGAAAGTTCCAGATAAGTTACCCGAAAATTGGCATGAATTAGATATTTCAACTGCTCAGGATGCCTTCAGTAAGTTGAAAGGGGATATTAAGTTACTAGAAGAAACTGAGCCAATTTTAAAACAAAAATATAATCCTGAATTATTCTCTTCAGAATTACCTGCTTTAGCTAATAGATATCAAAAATATAGTCGCTTTTGGTTGATTAGAATTTTTAATCTCCAATATAGGCGCGATATCAAACTTTTGAAGAAACTAAGCACTAAAGAGGGACAGATTTCTCACAACGAATTAAAACGTGATTTGACACAAGCCGTTCAAATACAAGCCACACGAAACAAGCTATATCAAAGTAATTACCCAGCCCGGCAGATTTTTGGATCTTTATTTAACCCGGAAGTTTCTAGTGAAGAAGAATTAAAAGCAATTGAACAGTCTTTAAGTTGGTTGACTGACTTACAAAAGTATTCACTTCCTGCTGAGTCAGCCCAACAGATTGTAAATTCTCCCTCTGGACGGCGTGAACTGAATCAATTAGTTAATAAACTTGAATCCCTTCCTGAAGATATTAAAGAGGGTATGGATTTCTTATTCTCATACTTTAATGAGAATGATATTATTGGGCAATATCTGCCTCATAATCAAATTTCATTTATTGAACTGGCAACTTTTTTAAATCTAGCTCAATTAGACTTACCAGAATTTCGCCAATCGTTGACATATAAAGAAATATTTGAGCAACTAGAAAGTTTAGGAGTCCAAGATTTCTTAGATGCTTTGCGCGACAATAAACCTAATCCTCTTGAGTCTGTACAAAATAAGCTACGTCATATTAACTACCAGCCTCGTCAGGTTTTGGGATCTTTGTTTAATCCAGAAGTTTGTGGTGAAGCAGAGTTAAAAGAAATTGAAAAAGCTTTAAATTGGTTAATTGGCTTACAAAAGTTTTCGCTTTCTGCTGATTCCGTCCAGCGCATTCTAAATTCTCCTTCTAAACGGCGCAGAATGGCTGAATTAGTTGAGGAATATGAGTCAGCCCATCAGAGTATTAGGCAAGGATTAGATTTTCTTTTATCGCACTTTCATGAAAGTGACATTACAGATTATTATTTAACTCGTAATCAAATTACTTTTGTCGAGCTAGAAAGCTTCTTAAGCTTGGCTCAATCTGAATTGTCTTATTTTCAAGAATGGCTGACTTATAAAGAAACTTACCAGAAACTCGAAAATCTGGGAAATAATAAGTTTTTAGATACTTTTCGTGATAATCAAATCCCAACAGAGCAATGGTTTCCAGTTTTAGAACAGCGAATTTATCAAATCTGTCTTGATGCTATTCTTGCCAGAAAGCCTGAATTAAAGAACTTTAATTTGGAAGTACACGAACGACAAATAAAAGAGTTTTCTAAATTAGATTCTACCCAACTAGATACTGCTAGAAAACGTCTAAAGCAGCTTCATGTGCAACGCTGGCAAAACTGGGAAAAGACTTCACTTGCTCTAGCTGAGATACCAAATTTGAAAAAAGAAGCGACTAAAAAAAGCCGACATTTGCCCATCCGTAAACTCCTCAATGATACACAAAAAGGAATACCAAATCTCGTCAAAGCCTTAAAGCCTTGCTGGATGATGAGTCCACTTTCTGTTAGTCAATATATCAATCCAAATGTAGTTCATTTTGATGTTCTCATCTTTGATGAAGCATCTCAGCTTCGGACTGAGGATGTTGTTCCTTCAATTATCCGTTCAAATCAAGTGATTGTGATTGGGGACAATAAACAGCTTCCTCCCACTTCATTCTTTTCAACCGGAGATAGTGAAGAAGATATCGATGATGAGGATGATGAAAGCTATGAAAGCGTTTTGGATGAATGTTCAAAATTTATGTTTGCACACCTGTTGAAATGGCACTATCGCAGTCAGGATGAGCGTTTGATTGCTTTCTCCAACTGTCATTTTTACCGCAACCAATTAGTTACATTTCCAAACCCAGTTCAAAATCCAGATTTGGGAGTTTGGTTTAAGCATGTTCCTGATGGTGTTTACGATCGCGGTAAACGCAGAGATAATCGACGCGAGGCTGAAGTGGTTGCTCAGTTAGCGTTAGAGCATTTTCAACGATTTCCCGAACAATCCCTTGGTATTATTGCTTTTAGCGAAGCCCAAGCCGACGCAATTCGGGAGCAAATTGAAATTTTAGGGAAAGAATATCCCGATTTAGAGACATTTTGCACTGATAACTCACCTCAGTTTTTTCTCAAAGCATTAGAAAACGTTCAGGGTGATGAGCGAGATGCAATCATACTCAGCGTTGGGTATGCTCGTGATGATCAAGGTAAACTTTCTCTCAACTTTGGCCCCCTGAATCGGCAAGGTGGAGAACGACGGCTCAACGTCGCTGTCACGCGAGCAAAAAGTAAAATTACACTCGTTTCTTCCATTGTGGCTGGTGACATCGACAAAACACGCGCTCAAAGTAAAGGTGTAAAATTACTGCATGATTACCTGGAGTATGCAGCCAGTGGTGGAGAACGACTACAAGGTAACTCTTACACAGATACGCTCGATTTTGACTCGCCATTTGAAGAAGATGTTTACCATGCTTTAGTCCAGCAGGGATACACTATCCGCACCCAAGTTGGATGCTCAGGATACCGGATTGACCTTGGTGTAGTCAATGGCGATCGCCCTGGTGAGTTTTTACTAGGGATTGAGTGTGATGGTGCATCTTACCATAGTTCACCTACTGCCAGAGATCGCGATCGCCTCAGACAACAGGTACTTGAAAGGCTTGGTTGGAAAATTCACCGCATTTGGTCAACTGACTGGTTTCGTAACAAACCTGTTCAAGTTCATCTGTTGATAGAAAAAATCAAACAACTACAACAAATAAATAGCTAA
- a CDS encoding orange carotenoid protein N-terminal domain-containing protein, with translation MNYTIESARNIFSSTQVADAVPATTAMFAELNIDDQLAFLWYAYAELGRTITPAAPGKANLQLMEGIFNEIKQMSHEEQTQLMRDLASNADTPISRSYAYFGVNAKLGFWWQLGEWMKQGIVAPMPVGYQMSTQVKAVLEAVQKIDQSQQITVLRNTVVNMGFDPSLADKKQAQINFNFPRASVSPQFTIEGVTEPTVLKYIEAMNADNFEAAVALFANNGALQPPFQKPIVGREAITSYLRDEGQGLVMKPTKGVSETIEDGYTQHKITGTVETPWFGGNVGMNIAWRFLLDPQGQIYFVAIDLLASPKELLNLTRK, from the coding sequence ATGAATTATACTATCGAGTCTGCACGCAACATTTTCTCTAGCACTCAAGTGGCAGATGCTGTTCCAGCCACTACAGCAATGTTTGCTGAACTCAACATTGATGATCAGTTGGCATTTCTCTGGTATGCCTACGCTGAACTAGGTCGTACAATTACTCCAGCTGCTCCCGGAAAAGCAAATCTCCAATTAATGGAAGGTATATTCAACGAAATTAAGCAGATGTCTCATGAAGAGCAAACGCAATTAATGAGAGATTTAGCGAGTAATGCTGACACTCCTATTAGTCGTTCTTATGCATATTTTGGTGTCAACGCCAAGCTGGGATTTTGGTGGCAATTAGGAGAGTGGATGAAACAGGGTATTGTAGCTCCGATGCCAGTTGGCTATCAAATGTCAACTCAAGTTAAAGCAGTGCTAGAAGCTGTTCAGAAAATCGATCAGAGTCAGCAAATTACTGTACTACGCAATACTGTAGTAAATATGGGGTTCGATCCGTCTCTGGCTGATAAAAAACAAGCACAAATAAACTTTAATTTCCCACGTGCATCTGTAAGTCCCCAATTTACTATTGAGGGAGTTACAGAACCAACAGTGCTGAAATACATTGAAGCTATGAATGCAGATAACTTTGAAGCTGCTGTTGCTTTATTTGCTAATAATGGTGCGCTGCAACCACCTTTTCAAAAACCAATTGTTGGCCGAGAAGCTATCACTTCTTACCTAAGAGATGAGGGACAAGGGTTAGTGATGAAGCCAACTAAAGGCGTTTCGGAAACTATCGAAGATGGTTATACACAGCATAAAATTACTGGTACGGTCGAAACTCCTTGGTTTGGAGGTAATGTTGGGATGAACATTGCTTGGCGATTTTTACTCGATCCTCAAGGTCAAATTTATTTCGTGGCTATTGATTTACTTGCTTCTCCTAAAGAACTGCTTAACCTAACTCGCAAGTAA
- a CDS encoding ATP-binding protein, translating into MSCPIWVKLALNPVTRLKKLNKSEYVGILGIIEANQISTTSIDSTLMILQHRLKAKPEQPEIEVIKDYGTIPLVECYAGQLNQVFMNILVNAVDALEENNIKRTYQEIEENPSRIQIRTSVINLTWLEIAIADNGVGISKEFQQRIFDPFFTTKPIGKGTGMGMSISYQIITEKHGGKLECFSTPGKGTEFIIQIPFQLKVDEVV; encoded by the coding sequence GTGTCATGTCCTATCTGGGTAAAGCTAGCGCTTAACCCGGTAACTAGACTAAAAAAACTAAACAAAAGTGAGTATGTGGGCATCTTGGGAATTATAGAAGCAAATCAAATTAGCACAACCTCCATCGACAGTACCTTGATGATTTTGCAGCACCGCCTCAAAGCTAAACCAGAACAACCTGAAATTGAGGTGATTAAAGACTACGGCACTATACCTCTAGTAGAATGCTATGCCGGACAACTCAACCAGGTATTTATGAATATTTTAGTAAATGCGGTTGATGCATTAGAAGAAAATAATATTAAGCGTACCTATCAGGAAATTGAGGAAAATCCTAGTCGAATTCAGATTCGCACATCTGTAATTAATTTAACGTGGTTAGAAATAGCGATCGCTGATAACGGAGTCGGTATATCTAAAGAATTTCAGCAACGAATATTCGATCCTTTTTTCACTACCAAACCCATTGGCAAAGGAACTGGAATGGGTATGTCCATCAGCTACCAAATCATCACAGAAAAACATGGCGGCAAACTAGAGTGTTTCTCAACTCCTGGAAAAGGAACCGAGTTTATCATTCAGATTCCTTTCCAGCTAAAGGTTGATGAAGTGGTTTAA